From Halotia branconii CENA392, the proteins below share one genomic window:
- a CDS encoding LuxR C-terminal-related transcriptional regulator: MTNSLQSIFQAIAQTQNEQDLRSQIMDSIGNYFAANRWGIFFWDQLPLANSSFQSLLEVGLSVEHNPVVRYLVEHHAPVHEALVLTPKAWKLICPRLDHWHVMAGPIVSNGCLVGVVGFTRIRGTAAFDTQNLADLSGLCLHLSTWLATVRSRAYLEDNLSQHRLTSRELQIAELVAQGLTNAEIGSTLWIQENSVKQALKRMFRKLEVSSRAAMVARLFSAQNKAI, translated from the coding sequence ATAACCAATTCTTTGCAGTCCATATTTCAAGCGATCGCCCAAACGCAAAATGAACAAGATTTGCGATCGCAGATTATGGATAGCATCGGTAATTATTTTGCTGCTAATCGTTGGGGAATTTTTTTCTGGGATCAGCTTCCTCTTGCTAACAGCAGTTTCCAGAGTCTATTGGAAGTGGGGTTATCTGTAGAGCATAATCCAGTAGTGCGCTATCTAGTTGAGCATCATGCTCCTGTTCACGAAGCTTTAGTATTAACACCAAAGGCATGGAAGTTGATTTGTCCTCGTCTTGATCATTGGCATGTGATGGCTGGGCCAATTGTCAGCAATGGTTGCCTTGTCGGTGTTGTTGGCTTTACCCGCATTCGAGGTACTGCTGCCTTTGATACACAAAATCTTGCTGATCTGAGTGGATTATGTTTACATTTATCCACTTGGCTGGCAACAGTGCGATCGCGTGCATATTTAGAAGATAACTTATCTCAGCATCGGCTAACCTCCCGTGAGCTACAAATTGCCGAACTAGTAGCACAAGGTCTTACGAATGCTGAAATCGGTTCTACTCTTTGGATTCAAGAAAATTCTGTCAAACAAGCCTTAAAACGGATGTTTCGTAAATTAGAAGTTTCATCTCGCGCCGCAATGGTAGCTCGGCTTTTCTCTGCTCAAAATAAAGCAATCTAA